Genomic window (Candidatus Afararchaeum irisae):
ATCGAACGCTTCTAAGTTCCAGCAGTGGGCGTTCAACAAGCTCCAAGAACTCACGAAGTACAAGGCTGAAGAGTACGGTATCCTCGTGGATGACGTGAAGCCACAATACACGTCACAACGGTGCAGCCATTCGGAGTGTGGGTTCACGCACGAGGATAACCGCGATGGTGACGAGTTCGAGTGCCTGAAGTGTGGAAAGGAACTCCACGCGGATTACAACGCCGCTCGGAACATCGGGTGGCGTCTTGTCCAGCACTGGCTCAAGTCTGGTGCTGGACGGGCGGACTGTCAGGTCGCCCTCAAGTCAGGGACACTGAACGCGAACGGCGAATATTCGCCTGCCACGTCTCGTGGCCAGAGCGGGAGTCCACTGACAAGCCCACCGCTTTAGCGGTGGGTACCTGACCTCGGGAGCTTTCCTCGGCAAAACCTACTTATAATTTACATACAGTAATTAGGAGATGGCATACCGTAGGAGTTATGTCAGCCACCCCAACTCAGTAACACAATGAAACTTACACGAAGGAAAGTTCTCAAGGGGCTAGGGGTAACCGGATCAGCCGGTCTTGGGGGCTGTCTTGAGAGCCGAGACGGTGGAACGCGGGACTCAGACGGCTCTGACCACAAAAAAAGGTCTTCAGAACACCGGGGACACACACGAGGGGACAGAGACCGTGAGGGCTGCCTTCGTCTACCACGACGCAGTCGGGGACTTCGGCTGGCAGTGGGCTCACGACCAGGCTAGACGTGCCGTCGAAGACGACTTCGACTGGGTGGAGACCGAGGTGTTTGAGAATGTCTCGCCCGAGGGATCAGAGCCGCGTTTCAGACAGTACGCCGAGCGAGGCTTTGATGTAATCTTCGGGACGTCCTGGGGCTACATGAACCCGATGTACGAGGTCGCACCCGACTATCCCGACGTGGCTTTCGAGCACTGTTCGGGGTACAGGCAGCGTGACAACCTCGGCTGTTACTTCGGACGTATGTACGAACCGAGATACCTCACAGGTGTCGCCGCAGGGCTCCTTACAGAGACCGACAGGCTCGGATACGTCGCTGCCTTTCCGATCTCCGAGGTCATAAGAGGAATAAATGGCTTCGCTCTCGGGGCGTCTTCAGTTAACGAAGACGTGACTGTGTCTGTGAGATACACTCAGACGTGGAACGACGCCGGGGTAGAGAGCAACACGGCTGAGAGGCTGATCGAAGAGGGGGTCGACGTGATGGCACAGCACCAGAACTTTCCCGCAGCCGCTGAGACAGCAGCCGAGGAAGGGATCTGGGCGACGGGTTACAACTCCGACATAGGTGATCTGATAGAGGAGAACTACGTTACATCGCCCGTCTGGAACTGGGAGGTCTTCTACGCAGACGCAGTCAACGAGATACGTGACGGTAGCTGGGAGTCGGACTTCTACTGGAAGGGGATCGAGTCGGGTATAGTGGGTCTCTCCGACTGGGGCTCCGGGGTACCCGACGAAGTCATAGAAAGGGTCGAGACGAAGAGAGGGGAAATACTCAACGGTGATCTGAGTATCTGGAGAGGCACACGTTTCGAGGAGTTCGACACGACCCAGCTCTTCCGAAACGTCGACAGCTATGTCGGCTCCGTCGAGGGGGAAGTACCACAGTAATTAACATGGTTAGAGTGATCAGAGTATGAGACACAGAAGTTCTCCGAGCCTGCTTGGGTCGTCTCTTAACCGAGAAGATACCGAGCTGCGGGGTGACAGATGACATCCGGGTCAGAGTCAGAGGACGTCTCGGACTCCGACGGTAGGTCGCGTCTCCGTAGGGGAGTAGCCGAGTTAGCCCCCGACGCGGTGAGACGGAACCTGACTCTGAAGCTACTCATACTCCTCCTCGTGGGATCGATGGTAACCGGCGGAGTAGTAGTAGTCTCGTACACTACGATCAACCAGAGTATAACCAACCAGGTCGAGGACAAGGTCGAGTCGGACACGACTACACAGGCGACCGTATACGCCAACTGGCTCACGGAACGCTGGAGCACTCTAAACGAGATGTCGAAGTCAGACGAGATCCAACACGAGTCGAGTGCCGTACTCCACCAGTGGCTCGTCGCGGAGAAGACCGGAGTCGAGTCGGACATAGACTCGCTCCACGTGACGAGTGTCGAGACGGGGGAGATACTCGGAAGCACCGACGTGGAGTACCACGGCACGAACCTCTACGACGCGGGTCTCAGAAAGACGACGACACAGAGTCTTATATTCATCTCTCAGAGACCCGTAGAACTCGGTCAGAGTTCGGGGAATATGACGCTGATAGGTACACGTTCGGGCGAGAGGTTCCTCGTAGCTGCGGTTCCGGTCAACACGACTCTCGTGAACTCACACGTCTTCGAGGGCTCAGAGAGTACACTCCGCTCGTTTAGGGGAGAACGCCTTATAGGAGAGACCTCGAAACAGACAGTCGAACTCCCCGAGACGGTCTCCGAAGGAACACGGGTGATACGTGACAGCCAGACTGACAAGGTCACCGGCGTGAGAGTCA
Coding sequences:
- a CDS encoding transposase, which translates into the protein SNASKFQQWAFNKLQELTKYKAEEYGILVDDVKPQYTSQRCSHSECGFTHEDNRDGDEFECLKCGKELHADYNAARNIGWRLVQHWLKSGAGRADCQVALKSGTLNANGEYSPATSRGQSGSPLTSPPL
- a CDS encoding BMP family ABC transporter substrate-binding protein; amino-acid sequence: MRAETVERGTQTALTTKKGLQNTGDTHEGTETVRAAFVYHDAVGDFGWQWAHDQARRAVEDDFDWVETEVFENVSPEGSEPRFRQYAERGFDVIFGTSWGYMNPMYEVAPDYPDVAFEHCSGYRQRDNLGCYFGRMYEPRYLTGVAAGLLTETDRLGYVAAFPISEVIRGINGFALGASSVNEDVTVSVRYTQTWNDAGVESNTAERLIEEGVDVMAQHQNFPAAAETAAEEGIWATGYNSDIGDLIEENYVTSPVWNWEVFYADAVNEIRDGSWESDFYWKGIESGIVGLSDWGSGVPDEVIERVETKRGEILNGDLSIWRGTRFEEFDTTQLFRNVDSYVGSVEGEVPQ